TCCAGCACGCCCTAACAGGTCCACCATACATGCATAGTGTTCCAAACCTGGTTCAAGACCGTATTTTTGCTTCATGgagttaaatatttttttacctTCTTTGGTTAATCCTGAGTGTCTGCAAGCAGACAAGACACTAATGAAAGAAATAGAATCAATTTTGGCCTCACTCTCTTGCATGAGATAAAAAGTTGCAAGAGCACGATCACCTAGCCCATGAACTGAATATGCAGCAATCATGGCATTCCAAGAAATTGTATTCTTGTGATTCATCTCAGTGAATATTTGTTCTGAATAATCTAGGCGGCCACATTTTGCATACATGTCGATGAGACCATTTGCAATAAGTGTATAAGACTGAAATCCTCTTAGGATTATACATGTATGAACAGCCATACCTTCTCTAAGGGCAGTCAAATATGTTGTTGCTGGCAGGATGCTCACAATTGTGACCAAATTAGGTTGGAAAGCCTCTGATATCATACGATAAAATGTAGAAATGGCTTCCTGAGCACATCCATTGTACATGTATCCTGCAATCATTATATTCCATGATACCTCATCTTTAAAGGACTCGAGGTGTTTAAATATGACTTCAGCTGATGAGAGGCTTCTGCATTTGGCATACATATCCATTAGAGCATTCTTCATATGGCAGTTTGACTCAAAACCGTATTTGATAATTTGTCCATGGATGCAGCTTCCTAGGCATAGGTCACCTAATACGGCACAAGCTGGAAGCACACCAGCCATTGTACCAGAATCGGGGTGTAACCCAGCTAATCTTAATTTGGAAAACATCTCCATCACATGGTAAGGATCACCAACCTGTGCATAGCCAGTTATCAAAGCATTCCATGTAACAACCTCTTTATTTGGCAGTCCATGGAACACAATCAATGCTGAAGAAAACATATCACATTTTGCATACATGGAAACTAGGGCTGTCCCAACAGATAAATCAGAGTCAATAGCATATTTGACAGCATAGCAGTGCAAGCTCTTCCCCAGCTTCACACAATATAATTCACCACAAGCTGGAAGAACACTCACTAAAGTCACTGCATTagccttcaatttctcattCTGCATTTCCCGAAAAACAGAGAGAGCCTCTTCATAATTGCCAGATTGTGCAAAAGCAGCTATAATTGCTGACCAAGCAACTAAATCCCTTTCTCGAATcccccaaaacaactccatcgcCTTCTCTACTTCTCCACACTTTGCATACATGGTCATCAGAGAAGTAGATACCATAACATCCGAATCAATCCTTTGTCTTACTGCATAATCATGAATTTCCAGCCCCTTCTCAAAATCCCTCATCTCAGAGGCTGCTAACAAAGCATTCACAGCTGAAACCTTATTCATCTCCAGATTCTTCCTcttcaaacaatcaaacaactCCAAAACCTGACAAAACCACCCATTGTATGCATAGCCAGCCATCATTGTCCCCCACGTGACATCATCTTTCCCCGCCATTCTATCAAAAATCATTCGAGCTACATTACaatatccacatttcacatacGCATCAATCAACCCATTCAAAACAGTAGTTGGAAAATTCCTCCTCCACACAAAACCGTGTATGGACTTACAAGCTTTTGCATCCATCAGCTTACAAACTGCGGGAAACAAATTTAACAAGCTGACAGCATTAGGCTCCACCCTACTGCCCAACTGCATATACCTAAAAAGTTCCAAAGCCTCATTAGGCTCCACACTCTGCGATAGACCTGAAATCATAGCATTCCAAGCCACAACATCCTTGCTAGGCATCTTATCAAATACCTCTCTGGCAcactctaaatcaccaaatttgcaGTACATGTCGACAAGTGCAGTAGCAATGAAGACGTCGTTTTCAAGCCTTCTTCTGACTATCTCTCGATGAACAAGATTACCCTCTTTTAAATCTAAAATTCCAGTGCAGGCTTTGAgtacaaaagtgaaagtgtaattgTCTGGCCGGACCAAATTTTCTCCCATTACGCGGTAAAGTTGGAGGGCTTCTTTGTATTGGTTTGTTCTTGTGTAGCCTCTGATCATTGAgttccacaaaatcacaccaGGGTTTGGCGAGGAATCGAAAACTAATCGAGAAAGTTGGCATTTTTGGAAGGAAGAGTAATGGTTGATCAGGTgggtgtttgatgaaatgtcaaaaccgAGTCCAGCGGTGATCAAAAGGGCATGAACTTGCTCAAGATTCTTGAGGTCTTTACAGGAGGACAGGAGGCCAAGGAGGTTTTCGTGGTTGGGGAAATTTTGAGGTTTGGTGAAGGATAAAGATGGGGTACTGCTGGCTAGTGTTGAAAGGGATTGTAAGTGCGGCTTCAACTTTGAATTAGCATGTCTCATAAACATCTTCCTCACCTAGGCAAACCTATTTGTCATGGTTCCTTTTGAGTTTTGATTGAATATAACTAGTCACCAGATACAGCGGAGCGAGATAATTCTGCTAACTGCCATTGATCTAAGCTTTTAGATTAAAGCAAAGAGCATGTGACAACTGACAAGACGAGACGAGCAAGTATGGC
This portion of the Coffea arabica cultivar ET-39 chromosome 2e, Coffea Arabica ET-39 HiFi, whole genome shotgun sequence genome encodes:
- the LOC113730529 gene encoding pentatricopeptide repeat-containing protein At2g39620, which encodes MFMRHANSKLKPHLQSLSTLASSTPSLSFTKPQNFPNHENLLGLLSSCKDLKNLEQVHALLITAGLGFDISSNTHLINHYSSFQKCQLSRLVFDSSPNPGVILWNSMIRGYTRTNQYKEALQLYRVMGENLVRPDNYTFTFVLKACTGILDLKEGNLVHREIVRRRLENDVFIATALVDMYCKFGDLECAREVFDKMPSKDVVAWNAMISGLSQSVEPNEALELFRYMQLGSRVEPNAVSLLNLFPAVCKLMDAKACKSIHGFVWRRNFPTTVLNGLIDAYVKCGYCNVARMIFDRMAGKDDVTWGTMMAGYAYNGWFCQVLELFDCLKRKNLEMNKVSAVNALLAASEMRDFEKGLEIHDYAVRQRIDSDVMVSTSLMTMYAKCGEVEKAMELFWGIRERDLVAWSAIIAAFAQSGNYEEALSVFREMQNEKLKANAVTLVSVLPACGELYCVKLGKSLHCYAVKYAIDSDLSVGTALVSMYAKCDMFSSALIVFHGLPNKEVVTWNALITGYAQVGDPYHVMEMFSKLRLAGLHPDSGTMAGVLPACAVLGDLCLGSCIHGQIIKYGFESNCHMKNALMDMYAKCRSLSSAEVIFKHLESFKDEVSWNIMIAGYMYNGCAQEAISTFYRMISEAFQPNLVTIVSILPATTYLTALREGMAVHTCIILRGFQSYTLIANGLIDMYAKCGRLDYSEQIFTEMNHKNTISWNAMIAAYSVHGLGDRALATFYLMQESEAKIDSISFISVLSACRHSGLTKEGKKIFNSMKQKYGLEPGLEHYACMVDLLGRAGLFDEVMDLIKQMPVRPDAGVWGALLDASRMHSNLKLGELALKNLTDLELGNRAHYIVLSNLYSQSGRWDDATNARSSMKGTGLKKTPGCSWVEVKEEALHIV